In the Canis lupus dingo isolate Sandy chromosome 28, ASM325472v2, whole genome shotgun sequence genome, cACCCagttcctctccctctgggcctcatctcACCTCTCCCATGGCCCATAGTCCCTGGGCCTTTTTGCAGTCCCTGAGCTCAGCACCTTAGGCTCATAGCTCTCCAACCAGCTCCTCAGAAGTCTATACTTGCTCCATGTCACAATTGTCAGCACCAGTCTTAGCAGTCTCCCCTCCAATACAGCCCCGCCTTGGACCCCGGCAGCTGCCCTTCTCTTTCATTCACTGGAGCCTGATACTCGGAAAGAACCAGCTCTGGCATCTCCAACCTGTCTCCCACACAGAtccaggcacacacagagaggcactttttaaagattcactGAATCCATGAACACAGCTCCGTCCTAGCAGAGCCATCATTTCTGCCCCAGAGGGGACCAGGGGAGGTGATGGCAATAACTCCCATTAGGAGCTAGGAGGTCCTTATCTGAGGGCTCCCAGGACCAGCTGAGAGCCTCTTCTTGCCCCTTTCCTTGCTTCTGTCCTCTCGGAAGAGCCCCTCCATGTAACAACGACAGGCACAGGTCCCAAGTCAGACTGGAAGGAGGCTACAGCCAGAATTGGTGCCTGATGTGCTGCCTATGGCAgccccagggcagctggggaaggggagggggccgACCCCCGCAGGACTTGCTCTCCAACACACATTTTTAATAGGCAAGTTAAGTAAACATTTTGGCCATTTAATAACGACGACTACACATCCACCCCCCACTGACACCACCCTTGAAAAGCCTGGTGTAGCGGACTCTCCGGCTACTTGTCCTGCAGGTGCAGGGGCTCAGGAGCACCTCTGCTAACTGGGAAAGCTCTCCCcgcgcccacccccacccagagggAACCCCGTCAGAATCCCAGGCCAGGCTACAACCGGCCCTCCTGAAAGTGAAGAAGACAGACACCACAGCCAAGTGGAATACAAAAATAGAGCctctcttttgttaaaaaaaaaaaaaaaaaaaaacaacaaaacaaaacaacaacaaaaaaaccaacagcaAACACATCATGGACAGCTCGaacccggggctgccccagctcctcccagccTCGGCAGCGCAGACCTGGCCCTCGCAGGCTTGCTCGGCGCCCCGCGGCCCGGCGGCCAgcagcgcggggcgggggccggcggcgCCTACCGGGGCTCGGGGGCCCAAGTCCTCTGGCTGCCGCGCAGGCTGCGCGTGAACGGCGGGTAGTTGAGGAACTCGAAGCGCAGGCTCTGCTCCGTGGTGTGGTGGCCGCGGGGCAGCCGCTTCATGAAGTGCACCTCGCGCTGGTGCTGCCGCGTCTTGGAGCCCTTGCGGGGCCGGCCCTTGCGGGTGAAGGCCATGTACCAGCCCTCGTACTTGGCGTTCTGCAGCGCCGTGTAGTTGTTCTCCAGCACGATCTCCGTGAACACGCAGTCCTTGCCCTTGCCGTTGCTCTGCAGGTCGGGGGGCCAGACGCCGCGTTACTGGGCTCGGCCGCAGCCGTcccgccccctcccgcgcccgccccccggcacaggcagagggcaggcgGCCCCGACGGCAGGTGGGCACCCCAGCAGATGGCAGGGTGGGCACGAGccgcagccccaccccacccccaccgcccgggCACCCGCTCTCTAATCCCTCACAAGCCGCAGCCCACCCGGCAACTTCCTGTCCTCCCGGGCAGCAGTGACACATGGCTGTCTCCGGAGGGCTGGGCCCCAACACACAGGGCCAGAGTGGGGGCCCAGACCCTGcctgccctggcctcctgcccaCCAGTCTGGCCGGGCTGCTCCCACCCgttccccagcctccccagccctcTAGGACCCCAGGGGCCCCAAGGCAGCCACcccatgggggaggggaggggaggcctgtGGGGGGACGCTGAGCCCCCCGCCCCAGAAGCCCGGGAAGCGGGGCGCTGGAGGCTGGAGAAGAGCCGTGACTAATGGGGCCATTTCAGAGCTCGGCCGAGGGGCTGGGCCTGCGGCTTACTGAACATTCCAAATGCTGGTACCATGTAATTGGACATAATAGCAAAGCAATTTGGCGATTTGTTAAAAAGATATATGGaatttaccaccaccacccccaccagccccttgcctaaccttccttcttcctcctgtgCCTTTATAGCTTTTCATCTCTCCAgcagtttccttctctctcacctcCCCCACTACCCCCCCCCACCAATCATGAGGTAACCCCAAGGTGGCCCCGGGACCCTGGAGGACTCCTGCCAGCCCAGTCCACTCCCCGCGCCCCAGGAaccctcccttccttctgggGCCCCACCTTGGCAATCAGCTTCCCCTTCTTATTCATGCAGATGTAGAGGCCAGTCTCAGCTCCCCGGACTCGAACCCGGCTCCCAAAGGTATCCGTTTCC is a window encoding:
- the FGF8 gene encoding fibroblast growth factor 8, yielding MGSPRSALSCLLLHLLVLCLQAQVTVQSSPNFTQHVREQSLVTDQLSRRLIRTYQLYSRTSGKHVQVLANKRINAMAEDGDPFAKLIVETDTFGSRVRVRGAETGLYICMNKKGKLIAKSNGKGKDCVFTEIVLENNYTALQNAKYEGWYMAFTRKGRPRKGSKTRQHQREVHFMKRLPRGHHTTEQSLRFEFLNYPPFTRSLRGSQRTWAPEPR